The following are from one region of the Diceros bicornis minor isolate mBicDic1 chromosome 37, mDicBic1.mat.cur, whole genome shotgun sequence genome:
- the PTMA gene encoding prothymosin alpha isoform X2, with protein MSDAAVDTSSEITTKDLKEKKEVVEEAENGRDAPANGNANEENGEQEADNEVDEEEEEGGEEEEEEEEGDGEEEDGDEDEEAEAATGKRAAEDDEDDDVDTKKQKTDEDD; from the exons ATGTCAGACGCGGCCGTGGACACCAGCTCCGAGATCACCACCAAG GACTTAAAGGAGAAGAAGGAAGTTGTGGAGGAAGCGGAGAACGGAAGAGACGCACCTGCTAATGGGAATGCT AATGAGGAAAATGGGGAGCAGGAGGCTGACAATGAGGTagatgaagaagaggaagaaggtggggaggaagaggaggaggaggaggaaggcgaTG GTGAGGAAGAGGATGGAGATGAAGACGAGGAGGCTGAGGCAGCTACGGGCAAACGGGCAGCTGAAGATGATGAG GATGATGATGTTGATACCAAGAAGCAGAAGACCGATGAGGATGACTAG
- the PTMA gene encoding prothymosin alpha isoform X1: MSDAAVDTSSEITTKDLKEKKEVVEEAENGRDAPANGNAENEENGEQEADNEVDEEEEEGGEEEEEEEEGDGEEEDGDEDEEAEAATGKRAAEDDEDDDVDTKKQKTDEDD; this comes from the exons ATGTCAGACGCGGCCGTGGACACCAGCTCCGAGATCACCACCAAG GACTTAAAGGAGAAGAAGGAAGTTGTGGAGGAAGCGGAGAACGGAAGAGACGCACCTGCTAATGGGAATGCT GAGAATGAGGAAAATGGGGAGCAGGAGGCTGACAATGAGGTagatgaagaagaggaagaaggtggggaggaagaggaggaggaggaggaaggcgaTG GTGAGGAAGAGGATGGAGATGAAGACGAGGAGGCTGAGGCAGCTACGGGCAAACGGGCAGCTGAAGATGATGAG GATGATGATGTTGATACCAAGAAGCAGAAGACCGATGAGGATGACTAG